GAAAGGACAgcaaagtagcatgaagaattctacaccgtcaagagcgtggctcttaaattagtgatgatgaaacaaaagaaaatcattACAGCACCATCTTGATTGTTtctgaggaacgtagcctgaaaaggccctcttaagtgtagttttcactaacatggTTGGATAGaccaacttcttcttctatcgtgtgggttgcgaggtgaattaccaacctcatcaaccctggtgtcagggttactattgagccgccaaaggcccctgacatgactcatgtaacgactacgtacttacatcagtaagtagatcAGTAGTGGatagaccattatagacggcgatacggctcatcacctatcacgttggtctaacagaaaactcggtgaggtgtgggtacttagttcgtcttgcaatggatgtacctcttgacTATTCTGATTGGTACCTatgtagttgtgagcttattaTATGTTTTGGTACATACCATAGAAAACCCAGTCATAGCAGTAGGTTGCCTGCTAGCCGTAGGCGGTGCTGGTCCAAACCCAGCAGTAGACATACGAGACGTGGTCCCACCGCGATATGCCGATGTTGGCCTCATGCTGCCGCTTCTACGAGAaaccatacagggtgttagtgacaaattcaaaaatatctttattcagtaggtaatatagtaaCATTTCGATTCGTAACGataatttttttacatttcgAACGTCTCATgcgcctgaaactactgcagcatcTAAGAAAcgctgtatagccggggaaaagaagctgcaagaaaacctcggcacaaggcccaagacaatcttaaaaaaaagcattaaaatatcgttatacaattcagtaatttggttgcctaatatcggttctcagacagttaatcccatgcattcttatttaataatcactaaccttgtAATAACCATTTTCACGAAGTTTCTGTTCAatcactgtcttaaaactgttcaaatgtACCGAATatagagggggatgattcagctcaagtggaattttcggtgtTTCACTGTGTATAACATTTTACCTTACTTAAAAAAGAACCTATCTGTAGCCGGCGTACTACtagattaattataattattaactgAGCAATTACATTTGTGGGTAGATATAAAATTGATGGTTGAAATTGTTCCTTTTCgattattaaatgtttaaattgtttttggCATTTTCCAAGTTATTtcttctgaattcttatttatGACTATCATGTTATTAGTCaagtgtttaatgatatatcttTAACATAAGGTAACTAACTAAACATTGCAATAAATCTATCAAacattgtacatacatacatctttGCGTTTTTTTCTAAAGGTATGATCGATAAATTCACATCACtactaaaaacataatataaacagcatcGATCGAAGTTCGCGTGAACTGAATAAACTTAATAACTTATTAATAAATAGTTCCAACTCAAAAACAAGGAACAAACTTACCTGGAAACAGCAGATCCGCTATGTGTGCACTCTCTAAAACCCCTTCTGGACACTGGCCGCGTTATATCTGACCGTCTCACCCCACTCGACCTCTCGCTAGCACTACTTTCAGAATAATCCATATCTATTCTAATTATTTTCCACACACGGTCAAGATTAGTTCACGCGCAATGGATATGTTGTTGATGCGTTGCTATGGCGACGAAACGTCAAAAAGTTTGAGAATGGTGAGAATGACAGGTGACTGTCGCGTCGATTGGAACAACAATGAGCTTATTTCTTACCTTTGAGCATGTTGTTCACACGTAGATACTTTGGATACCCTAGTCGGTGCAGCAGTCGCGTCTATTCATTTAATTAGGGCCTCACTCTGGAAATCATTAACTTCGTACCTATGGAAGTTTCCACAAATAGAGAAGTCTTATTCatattagatttttatttacgtacttatagaATATATATTATTGTACGTAATACATTCCAATAGTTAATTTAATTCAAGGTCGTCGTCATCGAGGCAGACCAtgacgacggtggagggacgagctggacgccttccggcacacctggcagaacgatgcccaagcaagggagggttggaaagagaagggggaggccttttcccagcagtgggacattaattaggctacagaaaaaataaataaagtacttacagtTTAAGTCTGGCGGTGTATCTAGTTTTAACTGaacgtattttgttttattcaatTTTTTAACAAGGTTCAAATTCGAACACACTGGGTGATCATGCTAGCCTCAGAGTTTATTTCGTAAACTTTTAGGCAAAGGATTGGTCAACAAGACTAAGctatagaagaaaaagaaaaaactaaaaaaagataTAGGAGAGAAGCTATATAAGCTATAGTTGGATGATAGTAGTTCTGATTACCAGCTATTGACTTCTCCGTTACCAAGAGAAAAAACTGAACGCATACCTACCGATGTACCCAACTGTTTTGAAAACGTGTGGTTCTTACCTACTATGAAGCATCTGCGGAGTATAACTTCACCATAATACTTTCAACCTCTCGAAGATTTATGATTTGACTTAAATCGTGCAAATCTTAAAGATGATTTTGATGATTTCTAAAACTAAAATTTATTCATATACCTAAGTTCCCGATAAAAAGAAGAGCTAATTACGTgcctatagaacggcaactctcccctCCTCACCAGCGTCTGACCTAGGTTTACCGCACCCCTCCTCGgatatagtttagtcttcaatcgtatgggcatcagacgtcacctCAGTCAcaaacacacagatgcgcgtgtactttaatttttttttttctttttttgacgtgacttattgtagatttgccgcagatggcattaactacttggccggacaaatggatgtactataacgtcaatatgtagtgtctgtgtaaaacgacgtgttttgtatgaagtttccggAGTGTGCTGATAGTCTCGAATTCCCAAATGACATGCAACTAGTATATTTAGTGAAACTAAACAATTTGTCAAAGCAAAATTCCTATCTTATCATTCGCCCTCAAAATTCTTCACAAACAAGGAATCCCACTGTTACTTTGTCATTACAACCACCATAGGTGTAATGAGGAGATAAAATTCAACATTTAAATAACAAACGTCAAATGCAAGCGTCATCCTTAATGCTTAAATAGGACATCGTAGTAAAACAACATGCACATTCTAAAAACTCCTAGTGTGGAGTGAACTTTCATCGATGTACGACTAAAATCATGCATTTAACAAATACAGTGCTATTATTAAATTTTGCCGGAATCTATGGGTTTAGATTTTACAGCTTCGGCAATGGCTACCGATATCTTTCGAAGCAAATGGCAAATTACGCTGTGCAGTTTGATTACGCTTCAGTTGATACGAAATGGATCGAACAGCCTTTGGACCACTTCGATGCGAAAGAGAACAGACCTTGGAAGATGAGGTATTTTGAGAATCTGGAGTTTTGGAAACCTAACGGGACTATCTATCTGTTTATTGGCGGCGAAGGGGAAGCTCATCCTTATTTTCTCACGCTTGGCACCTTATATGAACTGGCAAACGAAACAAACGGAGCGATGTTCGGATCAGAGCACAGATATTATGGCAAAAGTATGCCTTTAGATAATACAGTAACAGAAAACTTGAAATACTTAAGCTCGCGCCAAGCTTTGGCAGACTTAGCTTATCTTCTGGAAACTATAAGATCTTCACCAAAGTTCAAGAAGTCCACGAGCTCAAAAGTAGTGGTCATTGGAGGTTCTTATCCTGGAAATTTAGCGGCGTGGATGAGGCTGTTATATCCAAATTTAGTTGATGCAGCTATAGCTAGCAGCGCACCAGTTTTAGCTAAAAAAGATTTCTTTGAATACTTAGAAACTGTTTCCGATGACTATGAACAACAAGGACTTGATGGTTGCCACGATAAAATCTCCGAAATATTTAAAAGATACGAAAAGTTATTTAGTAGTGAACAAGGAATTAAGCAACTGaaggaagaagagaagatttgTCAAGATAACGATATGACTAGACTTGAAAACAAACAGTTATTCTTCATGGATAAAACTTCAGAATTTATGGGGCGAGCGCAGTATGGCAATCCAGACTACATAAAGAAACATTGTGCAAAAATTATGAATTCATCGAGAATTGCTACTTCAAAAATGTCATTTGAGGATGAACCGAATTTCTGGCGCGAAGAGATTGATTGCTACGACTACGACTTTTATAacatgattgatgaaatgaaaGAGATAGATTGGATCCTATCTTGGATATACCAAACATGTACAGAGTTTGGATACTATCAATCAACTAACTCTGATAATCATCCTTTTACTAGAAATATTCCAGCTGAGTTGTATTACAAGATGTGTACAGGACTATTCGGACCAGAGTTTGAGGAACAAAGGATTGACGAAGGAATAGATTACACGAACAAATTGTATGGAGGACTCAGTCCTAATGTAACTAATGTAGTCTTTGTCAATGGTGACATGGACCCTTGGAGTCGACTTGGGATCTTAGAAGATGTTTCCTACGATGCTCCAGCAAAAGTGATACCAAGAGCGTCTCATTGCAGAGACTTGTTTTCTAATAGAAAAGGAGATCCGGAAGAGTTAGTTGAAGCAAGAAGTTATATTAAGTATTTGATAAAAAAGTGGTTGCGGCTGGGTGAATATTACAAATTGGTGTAATGAACTTTGGTTCTTAAGATAAAATAAGTTAAGATAGTCATATTTTCATTAGATTGCGTTACGCCACACGCATAACGTATAACTTTCgtatcaattcaatttaaaaaaatattgtagcgTTTCTTGAATTACTTATACGGATTAATAGTTTCGTCACTGTTAGAAATCGACTGTTAAAAAACCACTGTTCTATTTCCTCTGCCATTCTCAATTACTTAGTGGTCTATTTCATTCAAACTCCTGTTTGtgtcatttaattaaatatgatttCTTACTATCGCTTTCTCAACATCATCTtcatccggacctgtcaaatcttcagtttaggtaagcggaccctgtgaaaaacggcataatgctagggagacttTCTCAATATCATTGTTCCACCTCATCTATTCTGTATAACCATAAGACATACTTGTAAGTGTAAGTAGCATCATACCATGTTTACCAtatgtgtaagtattttttcttaataagtgaactaatggaaaataaataaaaaagtcctaataaaaataaaagtatattttattcatacaCATTTTCCTTAAATTAGGTTACTCGTTAACCAACACCCTGTGTTACATAATACAATAAGgatgttgatattttattatctatatttcgtaaaaaaaaatatatctatttcGATTAGAAAATTGTTTTGGAAGAAATGCGTTCGTGATTTTGTGACATTTCTACGGGATTTATAATTCATTAATTGAACTAAAATGATCAATAATATCGTTCTATCTATACAAAAGTATACTTATTTTCCGTCATATACATAAGTTTGTatagttaattaattataacaaaGTTGACGCGAATTTTCTctgattttatataagtatctatattattatctacCATAATACATAAGATACAATTGGTAACCTGTTTAGCACCTCTGGAATTTTGAGTAATTAAAAATGTTTCCgattgttatattttaaaatcaaaaatattggtATGCCAATggcttgtattatttttatcgaTCTTACtgtaaaagttacaagataCATTATGGTTTGGCTAACGTGATCGACTTATGCCCCTTTACCTACGACACTAATACCACAACTGGTTTTTTACTGAATGCTGTGGACATAATGGTCATTGCAGTACCTTATCAcatcaaataatttgacaactTGAGTACAAAGTCTCAGTAAACGTCTTACAAGTTAATGTAATAAGGTTCCAATGTGTACAAATGTTAGCGCTGGTCTTTGCACATGGATATGAGTCATTATAATTCTTCTACAATCGTTACCCtaattacatacaaaattaattattaaatcctACAAAATTCTGTTCAtcttcaatttaatttttactttCTATTCTAGTTAGTTATGcacatttacaaaaataaaagaatatacaaaataattaagaaaaataaattacatttaagttCGTCGTTTAAACAACAAAGCTATAGTGAATATTGAGTATTCGAGAAGGATATTATAGACAAATACGTAACGTCTACCCTAAAAAACTATTATTCGCTACTCTAAATTTCTATTTACAAAGATaacaaaaattttgaaaaatcaaaaaGCATTCAAGATTCAAAGAAAATCTGTTCTAAAATCAAACTAAACAAAACAGGAATGATTTCAgttcagattaaaaaaaaaaagaaaccgaAAGCAGATCcgtttttaaaattttgacCATCGAATTGAAAATGATCATATCTTCAATATTTTTCATGATAGAagatagttttactttttaaataagcCCTTTGATCGTTCCCAACCCTGTTTTGACTAGGATTGACACCTTAACTTAAAAGAAACATTACGTAGTTCCGATTATGACGAACTCGTTAAAAAGTGGCAGTGTTCGTTTCTATTCATTCTATCAACTAATCCTAGTTTTTACATTAactatgtataatttataaggACTAAATTAACTTGGTACGCAATTCTAAGCTAATAATGTGTATTTCAACACTACGTCATagatatatgtaaaaaaaaaaacttaaaaaatggtccattacatttttctatagACTAAAGTCGAAGTTGACAATTACTACCTGTGAAAATCGATATGCGTCATCGAGGTACACAAGTGCATATAGCTTTACAACGACTCTGTAtacattataatttacattattataaaatatttacataataacgAAACTGTTACATTGACTGCTCATCTTCGAATTAAACAGATCCTCTAAAATGTTCGTagatgtaaaaaaaatcaatgtgaCAGTATTCATAATTAAGCTTTTAAGAACGACAATTACGGCTTTTTTTCTCTTAAACGACGGAAAAACGTTTTCATTTCTAaatttcgttttatttatataaaaaaaaatcctcctACCTTTTCTTTATAAAGTTTACATACCATATTGTAATGTTACTAATCCATATTACCTGCCACCTGCAGAAACCTTTGCCAAGTTAAGAGAGAATGTTCTTAAAAAAGCCTCCGTGACCGTCGGTCTTAAACTGTAATAAACATAATACTATCTAAGGGTGTGTATAAGTCTAGTCCCACTCTCCGATGAACATATGGCGCGCGTGCGGCGCCGGGGGAGGGGGGAATCCACGGCCGGGGAGGGGGAGACGGCCATACAACGCATACGGGTCATAATGTTCTCCATCTGTAAGcatataacaattaataaagaGGAAAGAAGAATAGATTCGGTTTTGTCTAGATTAGTTTGTCTGGTTTTATTTGATTGTGTTTCAAGTGGCGAATTAACCAGTACTGTTAATGGGAAATAAAGGGT
The Pectinophora gossypiella chromosome 2, ilPecGoss1.1, whole genome shotgun sequence genome window above contains:
- the LOC126378377 gene encoding putative serine protease K12H4.7, yielding MHLTNTVLLLNFAGIYGFRFYSFGNGYRYLSKQMANYAVQFDYASVDTKWIEQPLDHFDAKENRPWKMRYFENLEFWKPNGTIYLFIGGEGEAHPYFLTLGTLYELANETNGAMFGSEHRYYGKSMPLDNTVTENLKYLSSRQALADLAYLLETIRSSPKFKKSTSSKVVVIGGSYPGNLAAWMRLLYPNLVDAAIASSAPVLAKKDFFEYLETVSDDYEQQGLDGCHDKISEIFKRYEKLFSSEQGIKQLKEEEKICQDNDMTRLENKQLFFMDKTSEFMGRAQYGNPDYIKKHCAKIMNSSRIATSKMSFEDEPNFWREEIDCYDYDFYNMIDEMKEIDWILSWIYQTCTEFGYYQSTNSDNHPFTRNIPAELYYKMCTGLFGPEFEEQRIDEGIDYTNKLYGGLSPNVTNVVFVNGDMDPWSRLGILEDVSYDAPAKVIPRASHCRDLFSNRKGDPEELVEARSYIKYLIKKWLRLGEYYKLV